A stretch of DNA from Oreochromis aureus strain Israel breed Guangdong linkage group 23, ZZ_aureus, whole genome shotgun sequence:
CTTTTAGTTTGTCGTGCTTCTGTGCATCAGATTGTTATCATAAGTGGAATGTCACCTCATCCTCTCGTTGTTAAGATATCATTGTGAAAATTATATGTGCATgacttgcatttatttatgGTTTTATACCGTCTCTTGCCTACTGCAGATTTGGACCAGCAGAGTTTACAAAGTGACCCAGAGGAGTCCTACCTGCGGGATCTCCCTGAGTTCCCCTCAGTGGAGGAGTTCCCCTCCATTGAGCACAGTCTGCTTCACTTTCCTCTGCGAGGCTCAGGCCAGGGAGAGGGAGCCCAGGCTGACACTCAGTCCGAAGGGGAACCGTTGAGCCCCGCCAGCCTCCTTATCCAGCACCTAGCATCCCCCCTCCATTTTGTGAACACACATTTCAACGGACACGGTCGACCACCTGGGGGTGAAGAGGGCACGCTGCCTGTGGCAGGTGTAGATGGGGGAGGAGAGAAGACGGAGCCTGCAGTCACCCAGGGTGCACAGCGTTCCTTGGAGGCCCTGAGCGAGGAGATAGTGAGCACTGCTATCTCCACTGTCGTGCAGAACACTCTGTCAGCCCTGCTGCGTTCCAGCGAGGCCAGCGAGGAGCCCTCTCTGGCTGAGTTTCTTCCCAGTGAAACCCCACCGGGCGCTCTGGAGACACCCACTGACACCACTGCTAACACTACAGTTACCACGGCAGAGGCGCTCGGTCCTGACGAGGAACCAGATGAGGCGATCACAACGGAAAGTGGCACCGGCGAGGAGTTCCCCGACGACACACTAGTTCCGACCGAGGAAGAGGACTTTGAGCTTTTGGACCAAAGTGAACTGGATGAGGGGCTGGACATCAGCCCTGAAGGACAGGTGGCGGGAGAAACTCCAGACACACCTCCATCCCCTCAGCATCAACCACAGTCATAGCTGCCCTGCTGCGCCCCTCCCCcaatgttttgcttttatttgtatGTTAAAACTACATTATATTCATGCATACGGCTATACAAAATCCATTTATCAATGAGTTTGGAGTTAAAGAGTGTTGGTCGGTGATTGTGTGGCAGATGGTTGAGATACTTGGTGCGTTCTGCTTTTATAGCCTCACGTCAGAAGAGTCTGTTAAAGTCTCAGGAGTCGTGTCTACACCAGGACCATCATTAGCTTCTATTGGGCAGCGTTCATAATTACACAGCTTTACTTTACTATAAATGCACCATTTCATATTGCATTTATAGTAAAGGGGTTTTCTGTTATGCTGAATGCTGCCCTGACAGGAGTGTATTCAATGAAAAGCAGGTTCATGGCTTTAATTAAAAGtttggaaactttttttttttttaaagaacctgTTTGATTTCAGTCTCTTTAGTACAACAGTGATGCCTTTATTTTGTACCACGGCTAAAAGCATCCACCTTGTTTTTTCATTCAGAGGCAGATGTCTATATCTATATAGGTGGCGTTAGGAAGAGTTGGAATGATGGATTAACTGTTAATATATGctataaattatttaatttaatggtCAGTTGATGAAACTTTATAACTAAAGCAGAGGGGGAATTTAAGAGTCTATTTTATCCCTTTGGTTACCCATATAAAGATTGTATGTAAATGTTTTAACGACAACACCAGGTTTGAATCGTAGTTGCACATTCCCACAGTTAGATGAGTAATACGACGCCAATCCGCACCCGCACCTTTAGGGTTCAAAGTTAGAAATTCCCATTCAGTCGTTGTTGGTTTTTTCACTCGTTGCCTGAAAACGGATTCTCTGACTTCAATGGATGTTGACGGCTAGTAGATCTTTACCCACACGCGAGTGACTTTAACGTGACACGATAAGAGAAGTGTTCCCAAGTTTCCTCTGTGTGATCAATgcctcatttttatttacatttgtaaGTAGGATTTAATTTCGTACATCCACGTGTAATTGAATTTGTTATTTATCTACAGACCTGTTAGATATGCCCGTGTACTATTTGTACAGTGATTACTGGGATCTGTATATTTACCAAATAACCTCCTTTGTGCCATGACAAGTTCATGCATGCCATGCATCACGCATGTATTTAACATCAATATTTGAGGTTGATTTTCAAGAGTTTTACTAGAGCAGAATTTTTTCTGTTCTTGTAGGGAATAATACTGTCATTCTGCATCATATATCTGGGCCAATGTTTGGGATCTGTATtcaaaaacaagataaaaaaaaaaagatcatcaAGAAATTTAGCACCTTGCTCGACTGTATGGAAAAGCCGATTTTGCTCTTGTGAACCACTCAGCATCCAAGTCTCAGGGTTGGGTTGTACAAAGTGAACATAACATTGCGCAAAATGTGTCTGTTTCCCCCAACTTGTCGTAGTGCACTGCATTTGTACTAACCTCCTCTTTTTCAGTCAGCGCCTCCTTGTGCATAGTGTAGAAATGCAAAAAGTGTACATTCTGCATGTAAAAACGGCACCCTGTTCAAGTTCTCCTTGTCGGCTGACAAAGTACTGCACAatttgtgaagaaaaaaaaaaatcagtttgaatgtttcaggTTTAAAGAGTGCATTAAATTCAGcttgtttaatatttcattaTCAGTGAGGAGAGTAAACGTTTTGATGTGTCCTTACTTTTAAAAGGCCAACCATCTGTATGTGGAGATGGACGGCGAGCGGTGACATCGGCTTTAGAGAACGATATTAACTGACTAGTTTGTGTACGGTAGTACTGTGATTTATGTTTAAAATCCTGCTTaaacgtttaaaaaaaagtaacttaCCGAActgtaaaaattgaaaaaaaggaATATATTTTCTAATTTCTCCTTTTTCCATAAAGTACTCAGTTTGATCTTTTATGTCTAAACATATAACCTCTCTGGACGAGTTTCACAAAGCGGAACAGGTTTAATGTCATCAGACTGTGATATAAAACTGCAACTGCAcatgtgaaaataaaagaacaaactgaaacaaacttAATATGTTGCAATGACCTGTATCTGGATTACTACCTTTAATCATTAACCGGTCTTCAAATTCTGTTTTTAAGAGTGTCtgttacagtactgtgcaaacataaatggaaatgCAGTATATAACAAGCCTGAatgtcaatatttggtatgaccaccatTATTCTTCTACACatcctgaactctcttaggcagctttcttgttatttctttaagtagtcttcataaatagttctccaggcttgtTCCATTTGTCACCAAGATGATCCCAtcctgcttcagtaatgttgaagtCATTGCTCTGGGGAGGCCGATCCACGTTTGGGATCATGGTCAcgctgaaaaatgaagttgttTTTGCTAATcggatgctttccagatggtattgcatggtggatcaaaatctcatGATAGTTTTCTGCGTTCATAACTCCAGAAATTTTAACCagctctccaacaccactggctgaaatgcagcccaaaccatgacagagcctccactgtgttttacagatgagtGTAAACACTCATTGTTGTGACCTTAAGTATATATTAATGACCATTTTTACCAAAATTccacatttggattcatcactttatcagacctgttgccactgattttcagtccagttcttgtgtaatgttGCATACCTCATCCTTTTCCCCGGTTTCTCATTATTAAGAATGGCTTAATGAGGCCAGCCTTCCACTGagacatttctgatgaggcttcagtgaacagtagatggctTGGACTGAAGAGCCAGATGTATTTCTGCAGGTCATTGCTTGATTTCTCCTGTTTCTTAAGGTTATGGTACTGTTCATCTCctgtagatattttttttatgccTGTCACTTCTTTTTGTCattcacttgtccagtttcctcaaatattttaaagaaattttaaaatttcctcaagTTATAGTGCTTTGGGAATCacattgttggtgcaaaaatactagtGCTGAAGATACTCTGGCCCCTTTggggaaataaataatacatacatatatattttataaagaaatttgggttggctcaagacttttgcacagtactgtatatatgCAAGAGCTTGTTTTATGATTACATGAGAATCATATTCATATTAAACAACATAGTCAAAGCATATGTAAAAGGAGTTGCTTGAAGCCAAAGGCTGGGCTTCAGACTGAATTCATTTACTGTTGTGCCAAGATGATGTAAGCAGATTTCCCTATTTGGTGGTCAAAGTGGGCGGGGCTTACTAGCTAACTGATTTGCCAGAATATTTGAAGAAAatcagcttgtttcaaagaaAGAACCAAGGGCCAAGATCATGTAAACatggattttaaaaaacatttgaatcaTGAAAAGTCCCGagataaaaaaactaaaatatagACATGGAAATGAGCATGCTTGCTTTAAACAACAGCTTTATTAGGTTGTGCCGCTGTCTGATCCAAACTGCTTTTCCTGAGAAAGAAAAGATAGTATGAATACATTTTTCTTAAATTACCTAAATTATGTCAAAATGTTAGCAACATTTTTAAGCAACAAGAATGTGCTACATCTAATATTAATGGTTTAAGTTTACCTGCTGCAGTTCACTTACTGAGAGCTCAAGCCTGTGCTTGAGCTCATTTTCAACGATCAACTCAGACACTACTGACCACTTGCCATCTGTGAAGGTAACTGGAACTGAGAAGACAATGCCATCTGGGAGACTGTAATGCCCTAAAATAACCcaaaaacaatcacattttGAAATAAGCTAGATCACACTGAATCAGAGAATCTGAATCGCATTTAAAAATCGTTCTGTCACACTGAAAATCAGTTCTCAACCTGGGCAAGCTACACCCGAAGACAGAACATCTGGACCACTAGCACCATTCCAAGCTTTCAAGACAGTGAGGATCCCATTGGCAGCTGATGGGGCGGCTACTTGGCCTGTCTTTGAAGTCACAGCTAGACGCCGCCTGCGTACCAAGTGGTGAAAGTCTGTTTCCAACCATTTCCTGGAAAGGAGAAGAAGATTATGTTGTGTGCCAACACAGGATGTTTTTTTCCATCAGAGCAAGCAGCTTTCTGGACAGATGTATTGTGCAATCAATATTTGCACAGACTGAAAGCACGCCAGTGGCTGGCCAGTGTCAGACCTTATCATATTATATTTGTTTACCCTGCCAAAGCCCCAGCTGGGTTGAGCTTACCAATGCGGTAAATCTAGGGCACCAGGAAATAACCACCTTCACGTTTGAACAAGGAGTCTGGAGAATTAaaagtgcactgaaaaaaatacaaattaaggTCTTTATGTTTCCGTGGTTACAGACCTGTCAGGAAAAATGCTTAGAAGTGGCTGGGAAAAGAAAGCTGGTCCTGTGATTGGCCCATTATGGTTGAAAACTTTTGCCCTCTGCAGGTCAATGTAGAAAGTACCGCTGATATTTCCCCACACTATTACATCTGTAATATCTGCAGAAGGAGAAGACATAAGAATTGATTCATCTTTTATTTCAGGGGCTGGTGCTAAAACGTGAACATGAGTCAACCGATTCACAGGAGATACCTGACGGCCTCATTCTCATCTTCTTCCCAAGTACAGCCTTGGCTTCGTTCTCCAGTTGAGCTGCAGCAGCCATAAACTGGTGGCTGTCGATGGAGCGCGCACTGTCCACAAGAAGCGAGCACCTCAGGTTGAGAAACGAGTCGCCGGACACGATCACCTTCACCGTCTCCTTGGCTGTTGCATCGATCAGTTGCCCGTATTCTTTGTAGCGCTCTGAGATCACATttaccttcttcttctttacttCCTCACCCTCATTTTCTCCATCGTGCCCCCCATCATCTAAAAGGAGGATGACATCCGCCTTCCTGAAGGCTCGCTCCAGATCTGTGTCAGTAGTTACCTGTAAATAAATTTAATGACAAGGTTTTGCTTTCCTCTCGATGCGATCAAACAAATAATCGAGTCTTAGTGCACCTGGTGGAGCATGCTGATTGCCAGCTCCTCGATCTCCAACCTCAGGCTCTGTAACTGCTCCTCGTTTCCCTCCAGGTCCAGTAGGTGGAGGCTGATTGCAGAAACTTTGGGAAACACCTCGGGGGAGAGCAGACTGGGGATCAGGACTTGGCATGTTGGGTTGAGAGCACTATAAAGACACGCTAAAGTCCTTAAAAGTTTCCTAAAAGAGGAAATAGATTTTTCTCTTTAGCTTTTACGACAGACCCACCCAGTTATCCAAACATGAAGCGGTTGAATAAGACTGGCGCGATGCTGCTCTTCTTTGATGAGATTCATTTTGGCCTCCAGATTCTCTGCTGCAACACTCAGCATGACGTCTGTGGTCATGTCTGACGTGATGCCGTAGTAATCCTACGCAACCATTGTTCAATTGATGACATTTCcagttttaaaagtttaaaagttaTTGTAGTTGAGCAAATCTATTTTTTGCTTACCTGGCAGTGCTCTAGGAAGTCATTGAAGCCCCCCAAGAGCATCCCTTTGCCCCCTTGCTCCACCAGTTCCCTCCAAACCAAAGGGGAGCCCTCatgtttccatttatttttttcacacgTGGCCCCCAGCCATTCCTGCCCAGAGAGAGCTCATGCTGAGGTGACAATACATCCTTAAATTTATATGGCTAAAAACGATCACCTGAAAATATGATACCTTCCATTCATCTGGGAGGATGGAGATCTTATGGATCTTGAAGTCTGGCAAACACTGCTGGAGGGTGTCTGCTAAAAGCTCTGCTTTGGCATAATAAGGGCAGTCTGTTTTTCCTGTTCGAGTTCAAAATGCACAGATTAATGCACGTGTATGTACCGGAAATACAGGCAAATATTAGAGAgattaaaatgaaatttaaagctCTACCGGCGAGTACAAATTTTGCCATGCTGTGCGTCTGGGTGAAAAAGGTCTGTTGCTAGGAGACGGATGGATGGCGTTGCACTTATTTGAGTCCGTGTATGGCAAACCAAAGCCACTTTTTGTTACTCCTTTGTCATTAGAGATCACCACAGCGGGTTAAGTTTTACTTTGGATTACCTTCCCGATGCAAGCCCTAAGGGATTTGTGTCTTCAGATGGAATCGGACCAGCGACCTTTTGCTTGTCAAACGAATGTGAATACCGCCACACAAAATGCcatgacaataaataaatacataaataaaagtgtTATATTTTTCGTTAAACCTATTTCAACTCCGCTCgtttaaaatagaaataaattaaaatttgtatatttgcgtttttattttttttttcctactatCTTGACAGTACATGTTGACGGGGGGACGAATTATGGCGGTGCACACGGCGCCTACTAGCATGTGTGAGAAAACTTCAATGGACTGGCCTAGCACTGATGAACTCTATGGTGTCATGTAGCTGTTTATCTTTTTGCTGAACTACGTTTCTCTCCGATTTTTCCCGGTCTGGAAACTACAATGCGTCGCTTCGGTATACCTGTTTGTATGCGTCCAAGGTTAGCATCACTTAGCTAAAAGCAGCTAGTCAatgtttttataacttgaagGAGGCAGTTTATTGACCTTGCTGACTATGTAATTAAGCAACATTGGTAGCCACGCATAATTTAAGAGAATTTGTGGCTATGAATGTAAAGTGTCAGGTCATTTAAACTGTAAGAGCAGTGGTATTATTTCTAATTTATTTGGCTCTgtctctatttatttttttcaatagtTTTTAGCGCTTCTCTGTGTTATTAAAGAACCATGTCTGTATGGGTGTCAGAGGTGGTCATGAGACGGGGCCTGCGCTTTTGCAGCCGTAGGTCTCTTTGGCAACAGCGCAACTTCCTGTTGTCTGCGCCAATCAAGGACTCGTGTTCTCCAGGTAAACAGTTCTTCCACCTTTGGAGCTCAAGACAGAGTCAGACGTGGCTTTCTAGAAGTCCTGTCAGTTCAGTGAGGTTCTATTCACAGGGAGCCAATCATGGGGATGATCTGGAATATGGGGAGCATCTTCCCTCTCAACCTGCTGACTCAGCAtcagctgagagagagaggaagcctCCTTTCTTGGAGCTCCTGGAGAGCTGCGGCTCCCCGTCAGATGTGTTAGACCTCACCGGCAAGTACTCGCCCACAGCCCGACAGGTCAGCCACTGCCTGACCCACATGTGGGCCACCACTAAGAAGATGACAGATGAGCAGAGACGCTATGAGCTGCAGCTGATGTTTGAGCATCCCGCTTT
This window harbors:
- the mdh1b gene encoding putative malate dehydrogenase 1B; translation: MAKFVLAGKTDCPYYAKAELLADTLQQCLPDFKIHKISILPDEWKEWLGATCEKNKWKHEGSPLVWRELVEQGGKGMLLGGFNDFLEHCQDYYGITSDMTTDVMLSVAAENLEAKMNLIKEEQHRASLIQPLHVWITGALNPTCQVLIPSLLSPEVFPKVSAISLHLLDLEGNEEQLQSLRLEIEELAISMLHQVTTDTDLERAFRKADVILLLDDGGHDGENEGEEVKKKKVNVISERYKEYGQLIDATAKETVKVIVSGDSFLNLRCSLLVDSARSIDSHQFMAAAAQLENEAKAVLGKKMRMRPSDITDVIVWGNISGTFYIDLQRAKVFNHNGPITGPAFFSQPLLSIFPDRKWLETDFHHLVRRRRLAVTSKTGQVAAPSAANGILTVLKAWNGASGPDVLSSGVACPGHYSLPDGIVFSVPVTFTDGKWSVVSELIVENELKHRLELSVSELQQEKQFGSDSGTT